The window TCACCGCGTaagaaggtcagaggacatcttgccaAAAAtggtttctcttcttccatgagGTGGGTCCCatggtttgaactcaggtcatcaggcttggtggtggcaggggcctttactcactgagccatctcaccaggcctTTTACTTTaaagacaggtgtgtgtgtgtgcttgcatgcccatgtgtgaatgtatgtccAGATATATGTACAGGTGCATGTTCCTGTACATGTGATTccagaagaggtcattagatTCCTCAGAGCTGTATTTAGATATATATTTGTGAGATGCCCATGCCTGGCTTATTAACTGGTTTCTGGGATCCCAACTCTAGTCCTCATGATTAGATAGCAACTGCTCTTGGCGGCCTAGCCGTCTCTCCAGTGTTCCAcacttgtttttaagacagtctaAGGTGGTCTGGAAGAAGAGCtgtacctgaggatgaccttaacttttgatcctcctgccttacctcccaagtgctgagattacatgcatatgccaccatgcccagttttatgggGTGCTAGGGATTTTACccatggctttgtgcatgcttaGCATGCGGTAGGTATTTTAGAGCTACCTCCCTAGCCAGAAAGTGTTAaaattttagccaggcagtggtagcgcatgcctttaatcccagcacttgggaggcagagccaggtggagctctgtgagttcaaggccagcctgggctaccaagtgagttccaggaaaaggtgcaaagctacacagagaaaccctgtcttgaaaaacaaaaccaaaacaagaccaaaaaaaaaaaaaaaaaaaaactaatagttttttttgtttttttgttttttttgagacagggtttctctgtgtagccctggttgttctggaactcactatgtagaccaggctggcctgagactcagagatctctgcccctgcctccttcatgcagggattaaaggccactgctgccaccaccacccagctataaatttttaattaattaaaatgttttagatttattttatgtgtatgagtgttttgcctgcacgtatgttcTCTATAGGCgttcctggtgcccaaggaggtcaaaagagggcatcagatacagggcattagatcccctgcaactggaattacaaagggttgtgagctaccatgtgggtgctggaaactaagccttggtcctctgcaagatgctcttaattgctgagccatctctctagccctaattaaacaacaacaacaacaacaacaaaaatacttagtgtgtgtatatgtgcctacATGGGTATGTGCATAGGCCAGATgacaacttgtgggaactggttctggccttctaccatgtgggatcaAGGTACCAAACTCAGTAAGACTTGCCTATAAAGATCTTTAGATAAAGGCCATGGGCCATGTTCCTGgtccctttgtttatttttgtataagCAGTATATGAATAAAACTTCCCAGCAAAAAATGTATACATTCAGTGTGCCTTCTTAGGGCAAATATTAGAACAGGAAATGAAAGTTCAGCATTTATCTAATTTGAGGAAATAATAAAGGCAGTAAAAAAATGCAACGTTGACGTGGTTGGATATATGTAGAGAAAAGCCAAGCCTAGCACCTCAGAGAACACCCACAGTCTTGGGTGGGTGGAAACAGGGCCATGAAGAAACCTAGACAGTGCTGCCAGCTGGGTAAGAGGAGAGTTGGGACTGTGTGGAGTCACCAGGTCTAAGGCAGGAGAGTTCCCGAAGGCAGCATCATGTCCAGTGACACCGTGCACCTTTGTGAAGGCTCCTGGGTTTCACGATTGATTAGGTGGAAGGTATATTCTAAAACACTTGGGCTCATTTTGTGGGCTCATTAGTTACTTTGGAAGGTGCAGCAAAACGAAAGGAGTGTGAGCTGGGCCTGTGGCAGTTAACTGGAGTGGTGATGAGGGATTAGAAAAACCACTCTGCTCAACTATGGAGCACACTGGGGAGGAAGGCTTTGTgctggagcacttgcctagcgtgCATGGGGGCcaaagttcaatccctagtactgaGTGGGAGTGTGGGACTGAGGGAGGACTCCCaagcaaaggagagagaggtTGTGTAGGCTCAGGCAGTGTTTTCAGTAAGCCAGGAACTGATGACACCAGGGAGTAATTAATATGGATAGCAAATATAAATTACCAAAGTTTCACAAATAAAAGGAAATCCAGGGGGCTagagaggatggctcagcagttaagagcacttgctgctcttgcagaggacctgagttccatccccagcatatACATGGTGGCCCATAAACATCTgttattccagttccaggggatcctatgccttcttctgaccttcttgggtaccaggcatgcatatgatacacatacatacatgcaggcaaataatCATactcacaaagtaaaaataaatcttaaaaaatcaaaTGAGAGGCTGGAACACTGACTCAGTGATTAacagcactgctgctcttccagaggacctgggataaatccccagcacccacatggcagctcacaactgtctgtggctctagttctggggatccacaccctcatacagacatacatgcaggaaacacaccaaagcacataaaataaaaataaataaatttagataaataaataaaatgagccagacatggtggttcatgcctcctttaaccccagcactcaagatgcagAGGCAGACCTGGTCTGTGTAGCAAGTTTTAGGcaatcagggctacatagtgagaccctgtctcaaaaattgtgtgtgtatatcagAATCACAAATAGAGCTAAGAGTGGTGTTTCACCCATGTAATCCCTGGGGCACCAGAATCACCTTGATttctagaccagcctgagctacacaaatAAGGTTTGCCTTAGAAAGGAGGCcatattttctgaaataaaaggAGGTGATTTATTTACCAGAAATGGGAGAAAGCTGTCTGACTAGTGAGAAGCATGCTGAGCAGCTGAGAAGCAGTGCTTGAGATGACAGAGTTATCTGATGCACTCAAAGGCTGAGGATGAGAGAGGAAATGGCTTTTCTAGAAACTGGGACAGATccgaaagaaagacagagaagggtaGTGATCCATCCATTCACGGATTGCACTCGGCGACACTTGACTAGCTTTCCGTGGCCTGCGGTATGTTTAGCAGTTACTGTTCGAGCAGGGATGTGGCCCCGAGTCTGAGCCCCCTGTGCTGACCTAAGGCCCTGTACCCTCTTCAACACCGGCACCCCTGGCTGTTTTGGCCTTGGCTCCTCTGGAGGCAGCAGCAGATTACATAGGCATTTACCCTCAAGCATCAACAGCTCCCATCAAAGCAGAGCTGTGCCAGAGCAGAAGAACCTGCTTGTCTGCCCGGCTGGAAGAGTccacagggagagggaagggcaCTAGTTTCTGAGTGTGAGCAGAATAAAATAACAGCAAATCCCCTTCAAGGCTGAACCCTTAAGTGTCCCAAGGGTGTTTCCTAGGGAAGCAGCAGCTACAGTGCCCTCACAGGTCTTGTCTTATCCCAGCCACACTCGGCCTGTGGATTCACAGACACTCCTGTCCTGTCTTCTTTTCAGAAGCCCAGTGGGTAAGATTTATGGTATTCAAGGCTGAATTTCAATTTACCACAGTCAGCAGTGTTTAGGTAAAAAATGCCTTTAAtcagaaaggatttatttttccttaccacaaatacattaaaagtaaaaaacaaaacaaaacaaaaacaaaccacaaacatatatttataaaattggaagtcagaggacagttcaAAGCCTGCATCAGGGGCTGAGGGCTGGGGCAGCCGCAGGATGGCTGCTCATCTGTGGGTCTTGGGGTCCTGCAGTCATCTCTCCAACTGTGGTAGGTCGGACAGGGGGACAGAGGGTGCAGCTCCAGTCTGATGGCAGCGTTCCTGGCATGCTGTAGCAACAAGGCCCCTCTCCAGATGGTTTCTCCAGATCACCGTGGATGACAGGAGACAGCGTTGTTGGTGGGATGGGAGCGCCTGGAGCTGAGTGGGTGAAGGGCTGGCCTCCTTTCTGGAGCACGAGGATGACACCAATGCTGCCTCCAGATCCTGAGGAACTGTGGCTAGGGGTGGAGCCTTGGGCACTGAGGGGCGGGTTACAAATTGGAGTGCTGTGAATCCAGGTGAGGTTCACTGCTGGCCATTCTGTAAGACGCCAAGGCCGCTGTGGTTTCAAAACGAAATGTTCTAGTTGTGTCTGGCCCATCTTCTCCATGAGAGGTGCGGGAGAGGAAGCAGCTGAGTCACTCTGGTAGCTTAGAGAGTGCTGGGcagtggagaaaggagaaaatcatCCCGTAAGAAAGCTCATGGGTGAGCTCCACTTAGTCTGGGCCTTGGCAATCAAGTAATGCTTCCATTTGCTCAACCAACAGTTGAGAGGTGGTGACTCTTTGTGTCGAACATGCTATTAGGCTACTAGAGACAGACAAGAGAGAACAGCCCTACAGTTCTCACTATTTACACAACGGTTCCTGTCCCATGTCTTTAAACTACTTTTTGTGTTGTTAAGAGAATCAAACCCAGCCTGTCATGTGGCTGGAGAACACTCCAAGGGAAGTATAAGTGAATTAACCACACCCCAGCCAGAGACCTGTAAGTGAATTAACCGCACCCCAGCCAGAGACCTATAAGTGAATTAACCGCACCCCAGCCAGAGACCTGTAAGTGAATTAACCGCACCCCAGCCAGAGACCTGTAAGCGAATTAATGTCCTGATTTCTGTGTTGAAAATCCtcgggttggggacttagctcagtggtagagcacttgcctagcaagccctaggccctgggttcggtcctcagctcaaaaagaaaatccTCGCTTTCCATATTTAGTTCTTCATGAGGCATGATCCTGTTACTTATTTTTCAGTCAATTATTTTCGTATCATTAAAAACTATAGTTGAGGAGctagggacatggctcagttgttaagagcactggctgctcttccatagtgcctgcgttcaatccccagcacccatatggcagctcacaactgtctgtaactacagttccagaagatccgacaccctcacagtcatacatgcaggcaaaacaccataaaaagaaaaaacaaacaaacaaaaacaaacaactatagTTGATTTAGCCGGACATGGTGGCATTTGCCTTTAACtcaagcactcaagaggcagaggcagacagatctctgtgcgttccaagacagccagagctacacagagaaaccctgtcttgaaaaaaacgaaaaagaaaacaaaacaaacaagaatagaaacccATTATAGACGCATAAGGTTTGGCCGAGAATACTCTGACAGGAGTCAGGAGATGGGCAGGGTTCGGAGAGGTGCAAGGAAAAGCAGAGTTGTGAAGAAGAACTGAGGCCTCTTCCTGTGTGAGTCACTTGGCCGGGTTCAAAAGCCTTCTGCATCTTCAGAGAGCAGGTAAGCCAAAACAGGAAGGTAGGGCTAAATCTTGTGGAATCCCAACAAAATGGAACCAGCACCTTGGCTAAATCTAAAAATCACAGTGCCGCATAAAACCAGGCATTCCCTTCCctgggcaggggcgggggcggggatgggagtggggggctAAGGAAAACGAGAGGGGACGCATTTCTCCATGCACAGTCTATTTCTCGATTCTTCTCCCAGGGCTTCCTTGGTTTCTAGGTCCTTACCTTGCTTATCGGATGCCTGCTACCTCCTAAGGATGACTTTTGGGCAGCCACATGAGGGAACCATGTCTTTAACATCCCTTCCACTTGCAGCAAGGTCCCTAGATACcgttctctgtgaaaacaggataGTTTTAAACGTCATCAAGTATGAAAAAAAGAGATGTGGAGAATTGTACAGGTCTCCCTCAGTCTGATactgagaagaaagaaacagggagaCTTACCCCATCTGAGGCTTCCGTAAAACCCCCACGATACGCTGGATCCGGTCCATGGCCACACTCTGCTGGAAGCTACTCAATCCTACCGTGAAAGAGAGAGGGTGATCAGAGGCtgtgggatgcagctcagtggcagagagcttGTCTAGCGTACACAAGGCAGTAGGCTCACTCCCCAGCATGAGAGAAAGCAGAGCGGGGACTGATAGACAGGTAGATGGGGGTTAAAATGGATTCACCCAAAGAAATTCAGTTACAGATGCAATCAGGGAATAGCTCAGGTCCAAAACTGATTTAAGTAAGAGACATGTCACACAGGGAGGGGAGCTACCCCCCCCCCATGCAATCATGAGGTTATTAATTACCTTTGTCAAAGCGGCCCATTTTCAGTCCATTCAGTAGATCTGTGAGGGGCCGTATGAACCCTTGGAGTTCTTTACACTGTAGGGAGACAGCGCAAAGGCTAAGGGACCAGCAGTGGTTTTTCTGCTGTCCTGTGTGTGGCAGCCAATACCATCCTCTCAGGGTCCTTATCACTCAATTCGGTGTCTGCCACTGCACTACTGCCTCCTGCTTCCTTACCTTTTGAGCAAAAAGCAGGTCTCCCTCTGTGGTACATCCCCAGGTGTGTAGACGGGTCTCCAGTCCAGCGTCTCTTGATCTTTTGACTCTAGATCCTCGCTGTTCCAGAGGAGAGGCTGTATGTTGGTTACTAGAAATCCTGGGTCGATGTCTGCAGCGGATAGGGCCTGGACTGGGCTGGGAGCCTCCCCTTTGCCCAACAGCGTCTGGCCTGAGCCCTTGGGtgctcctgccctccctctcaTTATCAGAGGGAAAGCCAGAGTCACTGTTCACAGGGGATGTGGAAAATGacgaggagagagaggaggaggagtaagAAGAAATGCTAGATGGAGAATCCATAGGTCCAGGAGCAGGGGCTGAAAAGCAGCTCTCGTAGTACCAAAGATCAGAACCTGCAACTGAAAAGCAAAGAGAGGGAGTCTGAAACCAGTCAAAGGATctggagagggactgggagagaCTGGGGCGTTCTGAACACGATATTTTCCGTtctcaacagaaacaacaacaacaacaaaaccctggcTTTTCCACCCCCGTTCAAAATCCAGACCGCCGGCCCACAGAGTGAGTACCCGACTTGACACCTTCCCCGGCGTCTGCTGTTCTGGGCTGTTCCCTTCCAGACCTCACAGTGAGCTTGGCGACCTAAAAAGCCACCCGCTGGTGGCTGATGTGCGCACCAAACCCCACCTAAGGTCCCCGTGGGGACCGCCCCCACGGACACCCGTGTCCGTAGCTTTCGCATCCCTCACCGTCAGGCGCCCTGCGCCGGTCAGTCTGTGCTCGCGCCTTCCAGGTGATGCAATTCCTCTCGACACCCCGATCTGCGGCCTCACGAGCCCACTCTCTCCGTCCGGGTCCGTCCTCCGGAGGAGCGCTCCGCCCTGGTCTGCACGCCTGGGTCTGTCGGTTCAGCCCGGTGCGGGATCCAGCTCCTTCCCGGTCTGTGCTTGCGCCGCTCTGGCCGACCCACCTCCGCCTCACTCTGTGGGTCCCCgccccttcccccctcccagACACGTGCGGCCCCGCACGTGCCTCCCCCGGCGTACACAGACCTGGTGCTCTCATTGGATAGCTTGCCGGCAACACGTGACTCCAGGCACAGACACTCACTGCCCATTTGCCACCGCACGCGGGGGTTCGGCCAATAGAGAGGCAGCCGAGCGGTGATTGGCCGGGAGGGAAGCAGTCGAGGCTCCGCCCGTACATGCGGCTCCTCCGGTgataaaaagaaaggaggatggaaaaaaaaaaaaagtgaaaatgaagaaAGGGGCGGAAAAGGGTGGAGCTCGTCGCCTTAAATAGGACGGCGCCGCGCGGGAGACTGCGCGGCCCGGGTGTGCGGAGCGAGACCGTGCCGTGGAGGCGGTGCCTGGGGACGGGGGCCCCCTCGGAGCGCCTCCGCGCACGGGCGCAGCACGTGGGAGCCCGCAGCAACTCGTGTCCGCAACGTGTGTGACAACGGACGTGTGACGCCGGGCCTCCGTTCCCTTGTCGGCGGCTCGCCCTCGTGACTCCCCACTCTTTGATCCTCCCCTCCTCGTCTCCTCGTTGGGTGCCTCCTGCCCTGCTGGGCGAGGAGGGTGGGGACTGCAGCCGGAACGCCGCGTCCTCTCCGGGGCTCCCGCCGAGCGGCGTCTTCAGCCGGTTCTTACATAAGCTGCCCCGCACGTTACCATCTCAGATGCCAGCCCGCCGGGACTCCAGGGGTCAAAGCCGAACTCGTCCCTGGCTTTTCTGCCCCGGGCCCTTCAGACCCTTCAACTCAGAACTCTCGGACTCTCAgcacagggaagagaggagaggagagcctcGATTCTCAAGGTTATGGCTTTATCTGGCCCCAGTTTATTTGTTCCTTTGAGGCGACTGGAAAGACGttgaggaaggaaaagagcaAGTCCAGAGTCTCCAGCAGACGCGAACATCCGTTTCACCATGTCGTAGTTAAAGGAAACCAGGCAGGGCAGGACCCTGTGGGACGAAGACAACCTAGGGGACGCAAGGGGGCACTCTAGTTCCGATGAGGGTCGGGAGGACAGagactgggatttttatttttttaagtgcatattcttactaaaagaaaaagttggACAGGGATATAAGTTAGGGTTTGGAGAATGTGtgattattttaagtatattcGAATACTTTTTACCTATATTTAGCAATATggttattttagaaaaagaaaaaggtttctaAATTAAACCTCAGCACTGTTTCCCCAAACACAAAGTTTCACGGCactatcaaataaaatataattaatctcGGTATGATGGCTCACTCCTGCTGTAATCCTAGAGGTTGGATACAAGAACtcggttcaagaccagcctgagccacatgggACCATTAGAAACCTGTTACCTGTGAGTATTCTCTTTTCTATGCTAAACTCTAGATTTATTTACAGGGTATGATTCCTGCCAATTAATTGACGTCTAATTCAAGTTTgtttctctgcgtagctctggctgccccagAGGAAAGctgggcatgcgccaccacactgatttctgaTTCTCAGTCTAATCTGCTCTTCATGCCCTCCAAGTTTCGGTGTACATGTCAGTGTTGACTTTAAAACAGACCATCATTAAGAAGtagacacttttttttctttttcttttatttttcatccaACTTCTTGCCAAATTCTAGTCTGAAGAGTTGTAGCAGCCTTCTCTcacctggagggaggggacataAAAACAGGATCAGGTGGTTGACTTGGTGTTTAAGAAAAcacattgctttttgttttgtttttcaagacaggattttttttgtgtagccttggctgttccgGAACTATATCTGTAAACCAGAGCTGGCtgtggactcacagagatccgcctggctctgcctcccgagtgctgggattaaaagcatgtgctgaccaggtggtggcggcgcacacctttaatcccagcactcgggaggcagagccaggtggatctctgtgagttccaggccagcctgggctacagagcgagttccaggacagggaccaaaactacacagagaaaccttgtctccaaaaaccaaaaacaaacaaacgaacaaaaaaagcatgtgccacca is drawn from Onychomys torridus chromosome 6, mOncTor1.1, whole genome shotgun sequence and contains these coding sequences:
- the Ciart gene encoding circadian-associated transcriptional repressor — encoded protein: MDSPSSISSYSSSSLSSSFSTSPVNSDSGFPSDNEREGRSTQGLRPDAVGQRGGSQPSPGPIRCRHRPRISSNQHTASPLEQRGSRVKRSRDAGLETRLHTWGCTTEGDLLFAQKCKELQGFIRPLTDLLNGLKMGRFDKGLSSFQQSVAMDRIQRIVGVLRKPQMGERYLGTLLQVEGMLKTWFPHVAAQKSSLGGSRHPISKHSLSYQSDSAASSPAPLMEKMGQTQLEHFVLKPQRPWRLTEWPAVNLTWIHSTPICNPPLSAQGSTPSHSSSGSGGSIGVILVLQKGGQPFTHSAPGAPIPPTTLSPVIHGDLEKPSGEGPCCYSMPGTLPSDWSCTLCPPVRPTTVGEMTAGPQDPQMSSHPAAAPALSP